From a region of the Bacteroidia bacterium genome:
- the recR gene encoding recombination protein RecR: MNFSSRVIEDAVNEFSRLPGVGKKTALRYVLEILKRDTVDAVKLTEAIRRLKEKVRPCKECHNLTETDTCDICSSTDRDRGLLCVVEDIRDVISIENTGQYRGLYHVLGGIISPMDGVGPSDLTIDSLTSRVSRGEVREVILALSTTMEGETTNFYLYKKLLPAGIKISTLARGVSVGDNLEYADEVTLGRSILHRTPYETTFNQSKGQ; encoded by the coding sequence ATGAATTTTTCATCCCGTGTTATTGAAGATGCAGTCAATGAGTTTTCCCGCCTGCCGGGGGTCGGCAAGAAAACGGCATTACGTTATGTATTGGAAATACTGAAAAGAGACACGGTGGATGCTGTGAAATTGACGGAAGCCATCCGGCGCCTGAAAGAGAAAGTGCGGCCTTGTAAAGAATGTCATAATCTCACCGAAACGGACACCTGCGATATATGTTCCTCCACTGACCGCGATCGCGGTCTCCTTTGTGTGGTCGAGGATATACGGGATGTTATTTCCATTGAAAATACCGGGCAGTACCGTGGATTGTATCATGTACTGGGTGGAATCATTTCTCCCATGGATGGAGTGGGTCCTTCCGACCTTACGATTGATTCGCTCACCAGCCGGGTGAGCAGGGGAGAGGTGAGGGAGGTAATTCTGGCCCTGTCTACCACGATGGAAGGAGAGACCACCAATTTTTATTTATATAAGAAATTGTTGCCTGCAGGAATTAAAATATCCACCTTGGCAAGAGGTGTTTCCGTGGGAGACAACCTGGAGTATGCGGATGAGGTTACCCTTGGCCGGTCTATCCTGCACCGCACTCCGTATGAAACTACTTTTAACCAGAGCAAAGGGCAGTGA
- a CDS encoding glycosyltransferase, with amino-acid sequence MKLSVIIVNYNVEHFLDHCLHSVRNALNGIPAEVFVVDNNSVDGSVEMVQRKYPEVHLILNRENVGFSRANNQAIRASVGEYILLLNPDTVVEEDTFRKVTGFMDAHPEAGGLGVRMIDGKGNFLPESKRSLPTPAVAFFKIFGLSALFPRSRTFGKYHLGYLPENETNEVDILCGAFMMMRKKAVDKAGMLDEDFFMYGEDVDMSWRLVKAGYKNYYFADTRIIHYKGESTKKSSVNYVMVFYQAMIIFAKKHFSAGRAQTFVLLINAAVYMRAAAAIIYRGLRSIVFPLMDAAGIFAGIWFIKNYYENHFKYTEGGAYPPEFIRYLVPSYIFLWLLSLFFSGGYDRPVRLSRVIRGAVVGTGMVLVLYALLPETLRFSRVMIFLGAGWTLLWTLFLRISLHMAGLKSFSLEGSSRKRIVIVGSADECRRVDRVIREAGVPVSFCAYVSPAEEKIPQFAGTISQLDEVCRIYRINELIFCSRDVTAQEIMDRMASPPVASLDFKIAPPESHSVIGSNSINTAGDLYVIGTNAVSRPANKRNKRLFDLGISLMMIIFCPVLLLFIPSPGTFLGNCFSVLLGKKTWVGFTRLARPTKHPQTLPPLRPGVLTPAHPLRLRDPDAETLARLDTLYARDYRTRNDLSILLRSWRLLGRKDVGY; translated from the coding sequence GTGAAGCTTTCGGTAATCATAGTGAATTATAATGTGGAGCACTTCCTCGACCACTGCCTGCATTCCGTCAGAAACGCCCTGAACGGAATCCCCGCGGAAGTTTTTGTGGTGGATAATAATTCGGTGGATGGGTCCGTGGAAATGGTACAGCGGAAATATCCGGAAGTTCACCTGATTCTCAACAGGGAAAATGTGGGCTTTTCACGTGCAAATAATCAGGCCATTCGTGCTTCCGTCGGTGAATATATCCTCCTCCTGAATCCTGATACTGTTGTGGAAGAGGATACCTTCCGGAAAGTTACCGGTTTTATGGATGCGCACCCGGAGGCCGGTGGACTCGGAGTAAGAATGATTGACGGGAAAGGAAATTTTCTTCCGGAATCGAAACGCTCTCTCCCCACCCCTGCCGTGGCCTTCTTTAAAATTTTTGGACTGTCCGCTCTTTTCCCCCGTTCACGTACGTTCGGAAAATATCACCTGGGCTACCTGCCGGAGAACGAAACAAATGAAGTGGATATCCTCTGCGGAGCATTCATGATGATGCGCAAAAAAGCAGTTGATAAGGCAGGTATGCTCGACGAAGATTTTTTTATGTACGGGGAGGACGTAGATATGAGTTGGCGCCTGGTGAAGGCGGGGTACAAAAACTACTATTTTGCTGACACAAGAATTATTCATTACAAGGGAGAGAGCACCAAAAAGTCTTCTGTGAATTACGTCATGGTTTTCTACCAGGCGATGATCATTTTTGCAAAGAAACACTTTTCAGCAGGGAGAGCACAAACGTTTGTGCTTCTGATTAACGCGGCAGTTTATATGCGTGCGGCGGCCGCAATTATTTACAGGGGACTGCGCTCCATTGTTTTCCCGCTGATGGATGCCGCCGGGATCTTCGCCGGGATATGGTTTATCAAAAATTATTACGAAAATCATTTTAAATATACAGAAGGAGGCGCGTATCCGCCTGAGTTCATCCGTTACCTTGTACCCTCCTATATTTTTCTGTGGCTGCTGTCGCTGTTCTTCAGCGGGGGGTACGACCGGCCGGTTCGTCTTTCACGGGTCATTCGCGGTGCGGTGGTGGGAACAGGGATGGTGTTGGTGCTGTATGCTTTGCTTCCGGAAACCCTGCGTTTCTCGAGAGTGATGATCTTCCTCGGTGCAGGCTGGACCCTGCTATGGACCCTTTTTCTGAGAATTTCGCTTCATATGGCCGGCCTGAAAAGTTTCAGCCTGGAGGGAAGCAGTCGCAAGCGTATCGTGATTGTTGGAAGTGCTGATGAATGCCGGAGAGTAGATCGTGTGATCCGCGAGGCCGGAGTGCCGGTCAGTTTCTGTGCGTATGTGAGTCCGGCAGAAGAGAAAATTCCCCAGTTCGCGGGTACTATCTCGCAGCTGGATGAAGTGTGCAGGATCTACCGTATAAATGAACTTATTTTCTGCTCACGTGATGTTACCGCACAGGAAATTATGGATCGCATGGCTTCACCACCGGTTGCCAGTCTCGATTTCAAAATCGCTCCCCCGGAATCTCATTCGGTAATTGGGAGTAATTCTATCAATACTGCCGGTGACCTCTATGTGATCGGAACCAATGCGGTGAGCCGTCCTGCTAACAAACGGAATAAACGCCTTTTCGATTTGGGCATCTCCCTCATGATGATCATTTTTTGCCCGGTTCTCCTCCTGTTCATTCCTTCTCCGGGAACCTTTCTTGGCAATTGTTTCAGTGTATTGTTGGGAAAAAAGACCTGGGTGGGTTTTACAAGACTCGCGCGGCCGACCAAACACCCGCAGACACTGCCTCCCCTGCGACCGGGCGTACTAACTCCAGCGCATCCCCTCCGGCTCCGGGATCCGGATGC